In Arthrobacter sp. UKPF54-2, the following are encoded in one genomic region:
- a CDS encoding DUF998 domain-containing protein, which translates to MTASAATASRELIYIPDVASTRFYLGALAKLSVLQYFVAEAAVIGAWAGPERYSRRAGYISDLGALHCGEFSGRDVCSPAHLLMNASFVVQGIGMMVGALLLSSAVIGVAARAGARLAVAPGRRSPSAAALAARSLSLTAGAGTVVVGLVPEDAGSGWHLVGALMYFAAGGLALLLVGWLWRRQTPLGWFILACGAVSLAALVAGGLTGMRVPEPGTLERLMGYPITIGMAALGLVVAQRVRQELVARKRAFGGGE; encoded by the coding sequence ATGACAGCCTCTGCCGCGACCGCCTCCCGGGAGCTCATCTACATCCCCGACGTTGCCTCCACCCGGTTCTACCTCGGCGCCCTCGCCAAACTGAGCGTGCTGCAGTACTTCGTCGCGGAGGCCGCCGTCATTGGCGCCTGGGCGGGCCCGGAACGGTACAGCCGGCGCGCCGGCTACATCAGTGACCTCGGCGCGCTGCACTGCGGCGAGTTCTCCGGCCGGGACGTCTGCTCACCCGCCCACCTGCTGATGAACGCCTCGTTCGTGGTCCAGGGGATCGGGATGATGGTCGGGGCGCTGCTGCTGAGCTCCGCCGTGATCGGCGTCGCGGCCCGGGCCGGGGCACGGCTGGCCGTGGCCCCGGGGCGGCGCTCGCCGTCGGCCGCCGCGTTGGCCGCCCGCTCGCTGAGCCTGACCGCCGGCGCCGGGACCGTGGTGGTGGGGCTGGTGCCCGAAGACGCCGGCTCCGGCTGGCATCTGGTGGGCGCACTGATGTACTTCGCCGCGGGTGGCCTGGCGCTGCTGCTGGTCGGCTGGCTGTGGCGCCGCCAGACACCCCTGGGCTGGTTCATCCTGGCCTGCGGTGCCGTCTCGCTGGCCGCGCTGGTGGCCGGAGGGCTGACGGGAATGCGGGTGCCGGAACCGGGAACGCTGGAACGGCTGATGGGGTACCCCATCACCATCGGCATGGCGGCGCTGGGGCTGGTGGTCGCCCAGCGCGTCCGGCAGGAGCTCGTTGCCCGAAAGCGCGCGTTTGGGGGAGGGGAATAG
- a CDS encoding NUDIX domain-containing protein — protein sequence MHRAANPRIVVSAVCVFDDAGRLLTVRKRGTDKFMHPGGKPEAGETAAQAASRELEEEVGIIVAAQDLEPFGSWLAHAANEAATQIEATVFTAPGRWTAHPSAEIAEIRWLDLSAELPDDLAPLLTDYVLPVLAARTKRD from the coding sequence CTGCACAGGGCCGCGAATCCCCGGATTGTAGTCTCCGCCGTCTGCGTCTTTGACGACGCCGGGCGCCTGCTGACCGTCCGCAAGCGCGGCACGGACAAGTTCATGCACCCGGGAGGAAAACCCGAAGCCGGCGAAACCGCCGCCCAGGCAGCCTCCCGCGAACTCGAGGAGGAAGTGGGAATCATCGTCGCAGCGCAGGACCTGGAGCCCTTCGGCAGCTGGCTGGCCCACGCCGCGAACGAGGCCGCCACGCAGATCGAGGCCACGGTGTTCACGGCCCCCGGACGCTGGACCGCCCACCCTTCGGCCGAGATCGCCGAGATCCGCTGGCTGGACCTGTCCGCCGAGCTGCCGGACGATCTGGCGCCCCTGCTGACGGACTATGTGCTGCCCGTCCTCGCGGCGAGGACCAAGCGGGACTAG
- a CDS encoding ABC transporter ATP-binding protein, with protein MSMDRVAWSSLYNITRASSGSKPFSKELLKRVFGFARPHRARLIAFVLLSIVMAVLAVATPVLAGQVVDAIIAKAEAGTVLWLAALIAVVAVAEAGLGLVTRWLSSTIGEGVIVDLRTKVFDHVQKMPIAFFTRTRTGALVSRLNNDVIGAQSAFAGTLSGVVSNVVALALTLVVMLNKSWLVTVLAMILLPIFLIPARRMGSKLAELRREAAEHNAAMGTQMTERFSAPGATLVKLFGRPDEESREFALRAGRVRDIGVRTAMLQFTFVTALTLVSALALALVYGLGGWLALGGQLAAGDVVVLALLLTRLYAPLTALSNARVEIMSALVSFERVFEILDLKPLIQQKPDAVESPRGPLSVEFDDVRFSYPSADKVSLASLEDVSTLDTRGGEEVLHGISFRVEPGQTVALVGSSGAGKSTIAQLLSRLYDVDSGAVRFGGTVPGTGVDVRDLTFDSMRQTLGMVTQDGHLFHESIASNLRLARPGASEELMWDVLRQARLEDMIRSLPDGLDTVVGERGYRLSGGERQRLTIARLLIAQPRIVILDEATAALDSTNEAAVQEALGAALEGRTAVVIAHRLSTIRAADAILVVEDGQIVERGTHNELLAAEGRYAELYRTQFAEATAVAAEAVPEL; from the coding sequence ATGAGCATGGACCGGGTTGCCTGGAGCTCCCTCTACAACATCACCCGCGCCTCGTCCGGCTCCAAGCCGTTCTCCAAGGAACTCCTCAAGCGCGTCTTCGGATTCGCGCGGCCGCACCGCGCCCGGCTGATCGCCTTTGTGCTGCTCTCCATCGTGATGGCGGTCCTGGCGGTCGCGACGCCCGTGCTCGCCGGCCAGGTGGTGGACGCGATCATTGCCAAGGCGGAGGCCGGAACGGTGCTCTGGCTCGCCGCGCTGATCGCGGTGGTGGCCGTCGCCGAGGCCGGACTGGGCCTGGTGACGCGCTGGCTGTCCTCCACGATCGGCGAAGGCGTCATCGTGGACCTGCGCACCAAGGTCTTCGACCACGTGCAGAAGATGCCGATCGCGTTCTTCACCCGCACCCGCACCGGGGCCCTCGTCAGCCGGCTTAATAACGATGTGATTGGCGCGCAGTCCGCCTTCGCCGGCACGCTCTCCGGCGTCGTCAGCAATGTGGTGGCGCTGGCCCTCACCCTGGTGGTGATGCTGAACAAGTCCTGGCTGGTGACCGTCCTGGCCATGATCCTGCTGCCGATCTTCCTGATCCCTGCCCGCCGGATGGGCTCCAAACTGGCCGAGCTGCGCCGCGAAGCCGCCGAGCACAACGCGGCCATGGGCACCCAGATGACTGAACGCTTCTCCGCCCCCGGCGCCACCCTCGTGAAGCTCTTCGGCCGCCCGGACGAGGAATCCCGGGAGTTCGCGCTCCGGGCCGGCCGGGTCCGGGACATTGGCGTCCGCACCGCGATGCTGCAGTTCACCTTCGTCACGGCCCTGACCCTCGTCTCCGCCCTGGCCCTGGCCCTGGTCTACGGCCTGGGCGGCTGGCTCGCCCTCGGCGGGCAGCTCGCCGCGGGCGACGTCGTCGTGTTGGCGCTGCTCCTGACCCGCCTCTATGCGCCGCTCACCGCCTTGTCCAATGCCCGGGTGGAAATTATGAGCGCCCTGGTCAGCTTCGAGCGTGTCTTCGAGATCCTGGATCTCAAGCCGCTCATCCAGCAGAAGCCGGACGCGGTGGAATCGCCGCGCGGCCCGCTGTCCGTGGAGTTCGACGACGTCCGCTTCTCCTACCCCTCGGCGGACAAGGTCTCGCTGGCCTCCCTCGAGGACGTCTCCACCCTGGATACCCGCGGCGGCGAGGAAGTGCTGCACGGCATCAGCTTCCGGGTGGAACCGGGCCAGACCGTGGCCTTGGTGGGTTCCTCGGGCGCCGGGAAGTCCACCATCGCCCAGTTGCTCTCCCGGCTCTACGACGTCGATTCGGGCGCCGTCCGCTTCGGCGGAACGGTGCCCGGCACGGGCGTGGACGTCCGCGACCTCACCTTCGATTCGATGCGGCAAACCCTGGGCATGGTCACCCAGGACGGGCACCTGTTCCACGAGAGCATCGCCTCCAACCTGCGCCTGGCCCGGCCCGGCGCGAGCGAGGAGCTGATGTGGGACGTGCTGCGCCAGGCCCGGCTCGAGGACATGATCCGGTCCCTGCCGGACGGGCTGGACACCGTGGTGGGGGAGCGCGGCTACCGGCTTTCCGGCGGCGAACGGCAGCGGCTCACCATCGCCCGGCTGCTGATCGCCCAGCCGCGGATCGTGATCCTCGACGAGGCCACGGCCGCGCTGGACTCGACCAACGAAGCCGCGGTGCAGGAAGCGCTCGGCGCCGCGCTCGAGGGCCGCACCGCCGTCGTGATCGCCCACCGGCTCTCCACGATCCGCGCCGCCGACGCCATTCTGGTGGTCGAGGACGGCCAAATTGTGGAACGCGGCACTCACAACGAGCTGCTCGCCGCCGAGGGGCGCTATGCGGAGCTGTACCGCACCCAGTTCGCCGAGGCCACCGCGGTGGCCGCGGAGGCAGTGCCGGAACTCTAG
- a CDS encoding ABC-F family ATP-binding cassette domain-containing protein: MTATLVAKDLSGGHDHRTLFSKLSLTVAPGDVVGVVGANGAGKSTLLRLLAGVDEPQEGTVSLAPADAFVGWLPQEHERIDGETVAGYIARRTGCGPATAEMEATAEALGTGAPGSEDAYSVAFDSWMASGAADLEERIPPVLADLGLEVGPDAAMTGLSGGQAARVALAALLLSRFDIVLLDEPTNDLDLGGLAKLEAFVQGLRGGVVLVSHDREFLARCVTTVVELDLAQNAVAVYDGGYEAYLEERAVARRHARERYEEFANTKADLVARARTQREWSSQGVRNAMKKSPDNDKIRRAANTESSEKQGQKVRQMESRIARLEEVEEPRKEWQLQFSIGAAPRSSAVVATLRDAVVHQGDFTLGPVNLQLNAGERIGITGPNGAGKSTLLRLLLGVTRPDAGDASMGASVAVGEIDQARGLLAGHLKLADAVEAVLTDQTPAEVRTLLAKFGLKADHTARTVDSLSPGERTRAALALLQARGVNLLVLDEPTNHLDLPAIEQLEEALESYDGALLLVTHDRRLLENVRLDVRWHVVDGVVTELQGASAPKGTNT, translated from the coding sequence ATGACTGCAACCCTTGTTGCCAAGGACCTTTCCGGTGGTCACGACCACCGCACCCTCTTCTCCAAACTCTCCCTCACCGTCGCGCCCGGCGACGTCGTCGGCGTCGTGGGCGCCAACGGCGCCGGCAAGTCCACGCTGCTGCGGCTGCTCGCCGGCGTCGACGAACCGCAGGAGGGCACGGTCAGCCTGGCCCCGGCCGACGCGTTTGTCGGCTGGCTGCCGCAGGAACACGAACGGATCGACGGCGAAACGGTCGCTGGCTACATCGCCCGGCGCACCGGCTGCGGACCGGCGACGGCGGAGATGGAAGCCACCGCGGAGGCGCTGGGGACCGGCGCCCCCGGCTCCGAGGACGCCTACTCCGTGGCGTTCGACAGCTGGATGGCCTCCGGCGCCGCGGACCTCGAGGAGCGGATTCCCCCGGTGCTGGCGGACCTGGGCCTGGAGGTGGGACCCGACGCCGCGATGACCGGGCTCTCCGGCGGTCAGGCCGCCAGGGTGGCCCTCGCTGCGCTGCTGCTGAGCCGCTTCGACATCGTGCTGCTGGACGAGCCCACCAACGACCTGGACCTCGGCGGCCTGGCCAAGCTGGAGGCCTTTGTCCAGGGGCTCCGCGGCGGCGTTGTGCTGGTCTCACACGACCGGGAATTCCTGGCCCGCTGCGTCACCACGGTGGTGGAACTGGACCTCGCGCAAAACGCCGTCGCGGTGTACGACGGCGGCTACGAGGCCTACCTGGAGGAACGCGCCGTCGCGCGCCGGCACGCCCGCGAACGCTACGAGGAGTTCGCCAACACCAAGGCAGACCTCGTCGCCCGGGCCCGCACGCAGCGCGAATGGAGCTCCCAGGGCGTCCGGAACGCCATGAAAAAAAGCCCGGACAATGACAAGATCCGCCGCGCCGCGAATACCGAGTCCTCCGAGAAACAGGGCCAGAAGGTCCGGCAGATGGAATCCCGGATCGCCCGGCTTGAGGAAGTCGAGGAACCCCGGAAGGAGTGGCAGCTGCAGTTCAGCATCGGGGCGGCGCCGCGCTCCAGCGCCGTCGTCGCCACCCTGCGCGACGCCGTGGTGCACCAGGGGGACTTCACCCTGGGCCCGGTGAACCTGCAACTGAACGCCGGCGAGCGGATCGGCATCACCGGGCCCAACGGCGCCGGCAAGTCCACCCTGCTGCGCCTCCTCCTCGGGGTCACCAGGCCCGACGCCGGCGACGCCTCCATGGGCGCCTCCGTGGCGGTGGGGGAAATCGACCAGGCCCGCGGGCTGCTGGCCGGGCACCTCAAACTTGCCGACGCCGTCGAGGCCGTCCTGACAGACCAAACCCCGGCCGAGGTCCGCACCCTGCTGGCCAAGTTCGGCCTCAAAGCCGACCACACCGCCCGGACCGTGGATTCGCTGTCGCCCGGCGAACGGACCCGGGCCGCGCTGGCCCTGCTGCAGGCCCGTGGCGTGAACCTGCTGGTCCTCGACGAACCGACCAACCACCTGGATCTTCCCGCGATCGAACAGCTCGAGGAAGCCCTCGAAAGCTATGACGGCGCCCTGCTGCTGGTCACGCACGACCGCCGGCTGCTGGAAAACGTCCGCCTGGACGTGCGCTGGCACGTCGTCGACGGCGTCGTCACCGAACTGCAGGGCGCGAGCGCCCCGAAAGGCACCAACACATGA